CAAAACCTGCTCCAGCATTGTCTGCAGCAACAAGTGATTGAGGCGCAGATTGATGTTCATCGGTCTCAGTTTCAACAATTAAAAATTTCAATCCGTTTAATTTTTCATCTTTTCGTGTTGCCCAAAGACTTCCTGTAACTTTTCCAATTATCATCTACTCGGCCTCATTTCACTTCACTTGACTAGGTTTTTTCCGTCGTTCCCTAGCGCCAGTGAATGTTTTTTTCTCGTAAATAGTCTTTTGCTAACGCTGTAAGTAATGCATTATTTTCAAGTTTAAAGCTTGTCCCTGAAACTAAATTCAATTCTTTGATTTTTGCTTCAGTCCAAACTTTTTTCGTAACCATACCTTGATCAAGTTGCTCGTTTTGACTTCTAGGAAGTTGCCACGTTTTTTCTTCTTCACTGACTATCTCTGCACCATAACGACGCCATTGCAACTCAAATTCTTCAAGTTTTTGACGTAAGCCGTAGGATGCAGATTGGCGATACGCATAAAACTCAATTCCTTCTTGTAAAAGCAAGACTTTCTTCCCTTTAAGAAAATGTTTTAAAATACTACTCTCTTCTAGTGTTTGTGGACAAGCATTCGCAATTCTACCCATTTGATCCACAGATAATTGACTAATAAATAAAATATCTGCTTCTTCAATCGAGCAGTCAGCTATGGAGACTTTTGGGAGCCTCGCGATTAAATTGAGAACATTAGAATCACTAGTTCCAATTAGTTTCAGTTTAGGCTGCGTTTCATTAGTTAATTTAACTAA
This Carnobacterium maltaromaticum DSM 20342 DNA region includes the following protein-coding sequences:
- a CDS encoding EutN/CcmL family microcompartment protein produces the protein MIIGKVTGSLWATRKDEKLNGLKFLIVETETDEHQSAPQSLVAADNAGAGFGDLVLVTTGGAARLSLDKEGVPVDAVIVGIIDSVEREG